The Setaria viridis chromosome 6, Setaria_viridis_v4.0, whole genome shotgun sequence genome contains a region encoding:
- the LOC117860110 gene encoding LOW QUALITY PROTEIN: F-box protein PP2-B10 (The sequence of the model RefSeq protein was modified relative to this genomic sequence to represent the inferred CDS: inserted 2 bases in 1 codon), whose translation MPGRQYTAQDQQRRRDATSTLRCRPCSYARVGAKSDGSGGGGGGGEAXQQEQETRVCDLPEECLALAIALTSPRDASRCAAVSPAFRAAADSDHVWQRFIPTDDGSFLLPGAEKKRKKKKDAYLGLCDAVSAVAVGDDDGGCRVWLDRATGARCYALSARRLSLPWDDGEFSWRFTPHPLSRFGEVAELVECTCLDIYGRLPTAALTPATPYAAYLIYNTAPEGQHRGLSFLDQETSVSLGGSMAAAARHAVCLRPDDAEARKFRGGGGGGEDGQVRRPRRREDGWWEMEMGRLPSTATGGEPEPQEVVASFEALGWYPKRGLILHGIEFRPLH comes from the exons ATGCCGGGCCGGCAGTACACAGCACAGGACCAGCAGAGACGGCGAGACGCCACCAGTACGCTTCGCTGTCGACCTTGTAGTTACGCGCGCGTCGGAGCCAAGAgcgatggcagcggcggcggcggcggcggaggggaggc gcagcaggagcaggagaccCGGGTGTGCGACCTGCCGGAGGAGTGCCTGGCGCTGGCCATCGCGCTCACCTCCCCGCGCGACGCCTCCCGCTGCGCGGCCGTCTCGCCGgccttccgcgccgccgcggactCGGACCACGTCTGGCAGCGCTTCATCCCCACCGACGACGGCTCCTTCCTGCTGCCGGGCgccgagaagaagaggaagaagaagaaggacgccTACCTCGGCCTCTGCGACGCCGtcagcgccgtcgccgtcggggacgacgacggcgggtgCCGGGTGTGGCTGGACAGGGCCACCGGCGCCAGGTGCTACGCGCTGTCGGCCCGCAGGCTCAGCCTGCCGTGGGACGACGGCGAGTTCAGCTGGAGATTCACCCCGCACCCGCTCTCAAG gttcggggaggtggcggagctggtggagtgCACGTGCCTGGACATCTACGGGCGGCTCCCGACGGCGGCGCTGACGCCGGCGACGCCCTACGCGGCGTACCTGATCTACAACACCGCGCCGGAGGGGCAGCACCGCGGGCTCAGCTTCCTGGACCAGGAGACGTCGGTGTCCCTGGGCGGCAgcatggccgcggcggcgcgccacgcCGTGTGCCTCCGGCCCGACGACGCCGAGGCGCGCAAGttcaggggcggcggcggcggcggtgaggacggGCAGgtgcggcggccgaggaggagggaggacgggtgGTGGGAGATGGAGATGGGGCGGCTGCCGAGCacggccaccggcggcgagccggagccgcaggaggtggtggcgagCTTCGAGGCGTTGGGATGGTACCCCAAGCGCGGCCTCATCCTTCATGGCATCGAGTTCAGGCCCCTCCACTAG